A single genomic interval of Lactococcus sp. S-13 harbors:
- a CDS encoding head-tail adaptor protein encodes MYPTQNLVIRKKERTPDGLGGFNVDFVDFITLKGYIDLASGTDQAVNQNAIVEESTHYAIIPKYVSGIKKDMELVDEQGKIYAITYVDDPMGIHHHLELYLTFKKEEDNGQK; translated from the coding sequence ATGTACCCAACTCAGAATCTTGTGATTAGAAAAAAGGAACGGACCCCTGATGGACTCGGGGGTTTTAATGTTGATTTTGTAGATTTCATAACTCTCAAAGGTTATATTGATTTGGCATCGGGTACAGACCAAGCAGTCAATCAAAATGCAATCGTTGAAGAATCGACGCATTACGCCATTATTCCTAAATATGTGAGCGGAATAAAAAAAGATATGGAATTGGTAGATGAACAAGGGAAAATATACGCGATTACTTACGTTGATGATCCGATGGGTATTCATCACCACCTTGAACTTTATCTAACTTTCAAAAAGGAGGAAGATAATGGCCAAAAATGA
- a CDS encoding phage scaffolding protein: MTFEEYLKSLGLEDEQVTSITAGMAENKFYLASEENLEKRYQKAVGQLNEVKGQLKERDERITELEASAEEIQKTLESNQSELEKLEELQSQVETLTSENSSIKRTTKLEKMLTKAGVNDIDYILNYKMRGGEDLEVGEDGEFTNFDDTLNELKESYPKYFKPEEPVVEEKQNDWTPLGNAPKDGKEITIDPFEEKMAKYTK; the protein is encoded by the coding sequence ATGACATTTGAAGAGTATCTGAAATCTCTGGGACTAGAGGATGAGCAAGTGACGTCCATTACTGCAGGAATGGCTGAAAATAAGTTCTACCTAGCAAGCGAAGAGAACTTGGAGAAACGTTATCAAAAGGCTGTTGGACAGCTCAACGAAGTCAAAGGACAGCTTAAAGAACGTGATGAGCGCATCACAGAACTTGAAGCATCTGCTGAAGAGATTCAAAAAACTTTAGAGTCTAATCAATCTGAATTAGAAAAACTTGAAGAACTTCAAAGTCAAGTTGAAACACTGACAAGCGAAAATAGCTCAATCAAGCGCACTACTAAGCTTGAAAAAATGCTGACTAAAGCTGGTGTTAATGACATTGACTATATTCTCAACTATAAAATGCGGGGTGGAGAAGATTTAGAAGTTGGAGAAGATGGAGAGTTTACCAATTTCGATGATACGCTCAATGAGTTGAAAGAAAGCTATCCTAAATACTTCAAACCTGAAGAGCCTGTAGTTGAAGAAAAACAGAACGATTGGACACCTTTAGGGAATGCTCCTAAAGATGGAAAAGAAATTACCATTGATCCATTTGAGGAAAAAATGGCCAAATACACCAAATAG
- a CDS encoding holin: MEYQLLGISGLVLIILGLTWFKEGEKMDPPLKKRIIIDLMTIALFWIVFEFVSNMNPNYYVNETEWVINGSLIFFFGRMIQLFCQVNPMVQELVKYLKEKNKENSNE; the protein is encoded by the coding sequence ATGGAATATCAATTATTAGGAATTTCTGGTCTAGTCTTGATTATATTGGGGCTGACATGGTTTAAGGAGGGCGAAAAAATGGACCCACCTTTGAAAAAAAGAATCATCATTGATTTAATGACGATTGCTTTGTTTTGGATTGTCTTTGAATTCGTGAGTAATATGAATCCGAATTACTACGTCAATGAAACAGAATGGGTCATTAACGGATCGCTGATTTTCTTTTTCGGTCGAATGATTCAACTTTTTTGCCAAGTCAATCCAATGGTTCAAGAATTAGTCAAATACCTGAAGGAAAAAAATAAGGAGAACTCAAATGAATAA
- a CDS encoding tape measure protein — translation MNELFKILGTIAIDGSDVDNELNKAVGSAESSGGKFKSILQGIGMGIGNMIVQGAQKIASFAGEAMNASDALNKYTSTMKFAGFKDADINRSRNVFKKYADDTVYDLETITNTGAQLAANGIKNFQSLTLSAGNLNAVAGGNADTFKSVAMVMTQTAGAGKLTTENWNQMADAIPGASGMLQKAMKDNGAYTGNFRDAMAAGQITADEFNQAIEELGNKPVAVEAAKSTKTFEGAIGNMQASVVTGLNNVIDALGKGGMTNAITQFGSGVEGAFNKVVTWVNQGKKLIGEFQDRLKENGAIDSFKQLFSSIQIAIGTVKDIIGQLWQSFTGGASSKDMMKGLADAVKSFADNATNAVNSVGGFLTQLQQSGPAMDVLKAAIVGIVAVIAAYKTSLIISTAVTKASAAAQWLLNAAMNANPIGIIIGLITAIAAGLIYFFTQTKTGQQIWQGFMNWLQSAWTSISSFFSGLWQGIIGFFRNAGNTAQNIWNGVVSFFQSIPGKISGFFSGIGSAIGGFFTSAGNNIRNIFNAVVSFVGSIPGRITGFFSSVGSTIGGYFNNVSNNIRNAFNNAVSFVSGIPSKIAGFFSGIGDRIADFFRGIPDAIGAIFSGIKVPTLHISGSLNPIDWVKNGKMPKIDFYAKGGIMDGPTLFGFNGINPMIGGEAGREAILPLNEKVLGQIGKGISDASGGSSNGLIFNQYNYSPENIDARTASKYAKRDGKDMLRTLRIRS, via the coding sequence ATGAACGAATTATTCAAAATTCTGGGTACGATCGCAATTGACGGAAGTGATGTAGATAACGAACTGAATAAAGCGGTCGGCTCTGCCGAAAGTTCCGGCGGAAAATTTAAGTCCATTTTACAAGGGATTGGAATGGGTATCGGGAATATGATTGTTCAAGGTGCTCAAAAAATTGCATCTTTTGCTGGTGAAGCAATGAATGCCAGTGACGCCCTCAATAAATACACTTCCACCATGAAATTTGCAGGTTTTAAAGATGCAGATATCAACAGGTCACGTAACGTTTTCAAAAAATACGCAGACGACACGGTCTACGATTTAGAAACGATTACAAATACTGGAGCGCAGTTAGCAGCAAATGGGATTAAAAACTTCCAAAGTTTGACCCTTTCGGCTGGTAACTTGAATGCAGTTGCCGGGGGAAATGCGGACACTTTCAAATCAGTAGCAATGGTAATGACTCAAACAGCGGGAGCTGGTAAATTAACCACTGAAAACTGGAATCAAATGGCGGATGCAATTCCCGGAGCTTCTGGAATGCTCCAGAAAGCCATGAAAGACAATGGGGCTTACACGGGTAATTTCCGCGATGCTATGGCTGCCGGACAAATTACCGCTGACGAATTTAACCAAGCTATTGAGGAATTGGGAAATAAACCAGTGGCGGTTGAAGCGGCTAAAAGCACCAAGACCTTCGAGGGCGCTATCGGGAATATGCAGGCCTCAGTTGTTACGGGGTTAAATAATGTCATTGACGCTCTCGGTAAAGGCGGAATGACCAATGCCATCACTCAATTTGGATCAGGAGTAGAAGGAGCTTTTAACAAGGTTGTCACATGGGTCAATCAGGGTAAAAAGCTTATCGGAGAATTTCAAGACCGTTTAAAAGAAAATGGAGCGATCGATTCCTTCAAACAGCTTTTTAGCTCTATTCAAATAGCAATTGGTACAGTAAAAGATATTATCGGTCAACTGTGGCAAAGTTTCACTGGTGGAGCTTCGTCTAAGGATATGATGAAGGGCTTAGCAGACGCAGTGAAAAGTTTTGCTGATAATGCAACTAATGCAGTTAATAGTGTCGGAGGATTTCTAACCCAACTTCAACAAAGCGGACCAGCTATGGATGTATTAAAGGCTGCTATCGTGGGAATTGTTGCTGTTATTGCAGCATATAAAACTAGTTTAATAATTTCTACTGCTGTTACAAAGGCATCGGCAGCTGCTCAATGGCTTTTAAACGCAGCAATGAATGCAAATCCAATTGGGATAATTATTGGTTTAATCACTGCGATAGCAGCTGGTTTAATATACTTTTTTACTCAAACCAAAACAGGGCAACAAATCTGGCAAGGGTTCATGAATTGGTTACAATCAGCTTGGACTTCAATCAGTTCATTCTTTTCTGGATTGTGGCAAGGCATCATTGGGTTTTTCCGAAATGCTGGTAATACCGCTCAAAACATCTGGAATGGTGTTGTATCGTTTTTCCAATCGATACCTGGTAAGATTTCAGGATTCTTCAGTGGTATTGGTTCGGCTATAGGCGGTTTCTTTACAAGTGCTGGTAACAATATTAGAAATATTTTTAATGCTGTAGTAAGCTTTGTTGGTTCCATTCCAGGTAGAATTACAGGTTTCTTTAGTAGTGTTGGTTCAACTATTGGGGGATATTTCAATAATGTGAGCAACAATATAAGAAATGCCTTTAACAATGCAGTATCTTTTGTTTCAGGTATTCCGAGTAAAATAGCAGGTTTTTTCAGTGGAATTGGTGATAGAATTGCAGATTTCTTTAGAGGAATTCCAGATGCTATCGGTGCTATATTTAGTGGCATAAAGGTGCCAACACTTCATATTAGCGGTAGTCTTAATCCAATTGATTGGGTAAAGAATGGTAAAATGCCTAAAATTGATTTCTATGCAAAAGGTGGAATCATGGACGGTCCCACTTTATTCGGATTCAATGGAATTAATCCTATGATTGGTGGTGAAGCAGGTCGTGAGGCGATTCTTCCGCTTAATGAGAAAGTTCTTGGGCAAATTGGGAAGGGTATCAGTGATGCTTCTGGCGGAAGTAGTAATGGATTAATATTCAACCAATACAACTACAGTCCAGAAAATATTGATGCACGTACAGCGTCGAAATATGCCAAGAGAGACGGCAAGGATATGTTGCGCACATTACGGATAAGGAGTTAA
- a CDS encoding fibronectin type III domain-containing protein, whose product MTIKKLCLKQLLLPNPNRPLVPQGVTGNEDGTGAVDLAWDADSTGKTKAYVVHASPANESDPHKAIFMYYTENPSYRFTPSNLQPHQPGDVLRYWVQAFDEVGVGADETEKAEYLNVNAYGSEWSSVVEMTMKK is encoded by the coding sequence ATGACAATAAAAAAGCTGTGCTTAAAGCAACTGCTCCTGCCAAACCCTAATCGCCCCCTTGTACCGCAAGGGGTAACGGGTAACGAAGATGGCACAGGAGCAGTTGATTTAGCTTGGGATGCTGATTCTACCGGTAAGACAAAGGCGTATGTCGTCCATGCATCACCAGCTAATGAATCTGATCCGCATAAAGCCATTTTCATGTACTACACAGAAAACCCAAGTTATCGCTTCACGCCATCTAATTTACAACCTCATCAACCAGGCGATGTTCTTCGCTATTGGGTTCAAGCGTTCGATGAAGTTGGTGTAGGTGCTGATGAAACTGAAAAAGCTGAATATTTGAATGTCAACGCTTACGGTTCTGAATGGTCTAGCGTTGTAGAGATGACAATGAAAAAATAG
- a CDS encoding phage tail family protein, translated as MQIVYKNSEGGQVVFGQQPPFLVTSKKGFGAVENIITKQQQYGLDGSILVNQQLDDRTLEIEGEFIASSAVDLQNKRKQLASLHNPKLSGTLTYFPDNGNVYQIDVVVEQAPVMDNSSNNLTQSYSIRFISLDSYWIDKNQADKLIMLSSLKKNLTFPLRITSSFTFAIHSENNIQVISNEGDVRVGMIITLNFLSGVTNPKVLNVTTGEYFRLEKAYSAGELLTINTLRGEKEITLTKSGGTEENDLEFWDENSIFLQLDKGNNFFQLQADSGAENMLGTVRISPKVIGV; from the coding sequence ATGCAAATTGTCTATAAAAATTCAGAAGGAGGTCAGGTTGTTTTTGGGCAACAGCCTCCTTTTTTAGTAACATCAAAAAAAGGTTTTGGTGCGGTTGAGAATATCATCACCAAGCAACAACAATACGGTTTAGACGGCTCTATTTTAGTCAATCAGCAACTTGATGATCGAACGCTTGAAATCGAAGGTGAATTTATTGCGAGCAGTGCGGTTGATTTACAAAATAAGCGAAAGCAATTGGCCAGCCTTCATAATCCCAAATTATCCGGGACGTTAACTTATTTCCCGGATAATGGGAACGTTTATCAAATTGATGTTGTAGTCGAGCAAGCTCCGGTAATGGACAACTCGTCTAATAACCTTACTCAAAGCTATTCAATTCGTTTCATCTCTCTTGATTCTTATTGGATTGACAAAAATCAAGCAGACAAGCTGATTATGTTATCTTCGTTAAAGAAAAACCTTACCTTTCCTTTGCGAATCACGAGTTCATTTACTTTTGCAATTCACTCTGAAAATAATATTCAAGTCATTTCAAACGAAGGAGACGTTCGAGTGGGAATGATTATCACTTTAAATTTTTTGAGCGGCGTAACTAATCCCAAGGTTTTAAATGTGACCACCGGCGAATATTTCAGACTTGAAAAGGCATATTCCGCTGGTGAGCTACTCACCATCAACACGCTTCGAGGGGAGAAAGAAATCACACTGACTAAATCTGGCGGCACAGAAGAAAATGACCTTGAATTTTGGGACGAAAATAGCATTTTCTTGCAATTGGATAAAGGAAATAACTTTTTTCAATTGCAGGCCGATTCAGGAGCAGAAAATATGCTTGGTACTGTGAGAATTAGTCCAAAAGTGATAGGAGTTTAA
- a CDS encoding HK97-gp10 family putative phage morphogenesis protein: MAKNEFKIETNAAAINKAILQAAERALESASLHMVGEVKDRAPVDSGELRRSITRKVGATGSRMTAKVGSGLQYAIYQEFGTGEFAENGAGRKGGWVYEGPDGKTHFTRGTKPKKFLRSAFRENKKNIKSIINAEMGKLNG; this comes from the coding sequence ATGGCCAAAAATGAGTTTAAAATTGAAACGAATGCGGCCGCTATCAATAAGGCGATCTTGCAAGCGGCTGAACGAGCACTTGAATCCGCTAGCCTTCATATGGTAGGAGAAGTTAAAGATAGAGCCCCTGTTGATTCAGGAGAGTTAAGGCGAAGCATTACTCGCAAAGTTGGGGCTACTGGGAGTAGAATGACGGCTAAAGTCGGAAGCGGACTTCAGTATGCGATTTATCAAGAATTTGGAACGGGTGAATTTGCGGAAAATGGCGCAGGACGAAAGGGCGGCTGGGTCTATGAAGGTCCAGACGGTAAAACGCATTTTACAAGAGGAACAAAACCTAAGAAATTCTTGCGCAGCGCTTTTCGAGAGAATAAGAAAAACATCAAATCAATTATCAATGCAGAAATGGGGAAATTAAATGGATAA
- the truA gene encoding tRNA pseudouridine(38-40) synthase TruA, giving the protein MTRYKAIIAYDGTNFAGFQSQTNQRTVQEEIEKVLTKLNSFEPVILQGSGRTDSGVHAFGQVIHFDLKGQARDEERLRFGLDTQTPADIAVKQVKIVADDWHARYHKHEKIYEYYLENAVTRTPFTRNTKAYFRYPLDFTLMQEALSQLTGTHDFTGFTASGSSVDDKVRSIYQAEITQLDPENFKFIFRGNGFLYKQVRNMVGTVIKIGNGRMPVSQITAILNSKNRELAGPTAAPEGLYLKKVIYDDKDN; this is encoded by the coding sequence ATGACAAGATACAAAGCCATAATTGCTTATGACGGCACCAACTTTGCTGGCTTTCAAAGCCAGACCAATCAGCGGACTGTTCAAGAAGAAATCGAAAAAGTATTGACCAAGCTCAACTCTTTTGAGCCTGTGATTTTACAAGGTTCAGGACGCACAGACTCTGGCGTTCACGCCTTTGGACAAGTGATTCATTTTGACTTGAAGGGTCAAGCGCGCGACGAAGAACGCCTTCGTTTTGGGCTAGACACGCAAACACCAGCAGATATTGCCGTCAAACAAGTAAAAATTGTTGCTGACGACTGGCACGCCCGTTATCATAAGCACGAAAAAATTTACGAATATTATTTGGAAAATGCAGTGACGCGTACACCATTTACCCGAAATACAAAGGCTTATTTCCGTTATCCGCTTGACTTCACCCTCATGCAAGAGGCACTAAGCCAGTTGACGGGAACTCATGATTTTACAGGATTCACTGCTTCTGGTTCATCTGTTGATGATAAAGTCCGTAGTATTTACCAAGCAGAAATCACTCAACTCGATCCAGAAAATTTCAAATTTATTTTTCGGGGAAATGGTTTTCTGTATAAGCAAGTACGCAACATGGTTGGCACAGTCATCAAAATTGGTAATGGTAGAATGCCTGTCAGTCAAATCACAGCTATTCTAAACAGTAAAAATCGTGAATTAGCGGGCCCTACAGCTGCTCCAGAAGGCCTCTATCTTAAAAAAGTAATTTATGACGACAAGGATAACTGA
- a CDS encoding phage capsid protein, with amino-acid sequence MTTNNNQQDAQRFEPQYKGILKAVFNAKAAFSGAFAPIQAMDGITSTTKAFSVKTNATPVVIGTYSKDANVGFGTGTGNSSRFGNRTEVIYADTDVDFSYEMAIHEGIDISTVNKGLNDAVADRLEAQSVAQVRYMNQKNGKFLSDNASETLAMVKGDKTDYTQDNINTLFNEASKKFANNEIDADKTAYLAPDLYNAVVDLTNATSLKGATVSLDNNTVPKYKGFKLEETPDKYFVSGEVAYFTADQVAIPFVGIATARTIDSEDFDGKALQGHAKGGQFMLDDNKKAVLKATAPAKP; translated from the coding sequence ATGACAACTAATAACAACCAACAAGATGCTCAACGCTTTGAACCTCAGTATAAAGGAATTCTAAAAGCGGTATTTAATGCTAAAGCAGCTTTCTCAGGCGCTTTTGCACCAATTCAAGCAATGGACGGGATTACTTCGACAACCAAGGCTTTTTCTGTAAAAACAAATGCAACGCCTGTTGTAATTGGCACTTACAGTAAAGATGCTAATGTCGGATTTGGAACCGGCACAGGGAATTCTTCACGTTTTGGCAATCGTACTGAAGTGATTTATGCTGATACAGACGTTGATTTCAGCTATGAAATGGCGATTCACGAAGGCATTGATATCTCTACTGTGAATAAAGGGCTTAATGATGCAGTCGCTGACCGCTTAGAAGCCCAATCAGTGGCGCAAGTTCGTTACATGAACCAAAAGAACGGCAAATTCTTATCTGACAATGCAAGCGAAACTCTTGCAATGGTAAAAGGTGATAAAACTGATTACACACAAGATAATATCAACACTTTGTTCAATGAAGCTTCTAAAAAATTTGCTAATAATGAAATTGATGCAGATAAAACAGCTTATCTTGCACCGGATTTATACAATGCTGTTGTTGATTTGACTAATGCAACCTCACTAAAAGGTGCAACTGTCAGTCTTGATAACAACACTGTTCCAAAATACAAAGGGTTCAAACTTGAAGAAACTCCTGATAAATACTTTGTTTCTGGCGAAGTCGCATACTTCACCGCTGACCAAGTGGCTATTCCTTTTGTTGGGATTGCAACAGCTCGTACAATTGATTCCGAAGACTTCGATGGTAAAGCTTTGCAAGGCCACGCTAAAGGTGGCCAATTCATGCTTGATGACAATAAAAAAGCTGTGCTTAAAGCAACTGCTCCTGCCAAACCCTAA
- a CDS encoding DUF2829 domain-containing protein: protein MKFEEVLPLIKEGKKALRTGWNGRGMFVVRQKGYPQGINCNKQTADAWDLNEGDLFIVHPYLQIKNSDGTHAMWVPSIGDIFAEDWQIVEK from the coding sequence ATGAAATTCGAAGAAGTATTACCGCTAATCAAAGAAGGTAAAAAAGCCTTGCGCACTGGCTGGAATGGCCGTGGGATGTTTGTTGTAAGGCAAAAGGGGTATCCTCAAGGCATCAACTGCAATAAACAAACTGCTGATGCATGGGATTTGAATGAAGGTGATTTATTTATCGTTCATCCATATTTACAAATTAAAAACTCTGACGGAACACACGCAATGTGGGTGCCAAGCATTGGAGATATCTTTGCTGAAGATTGGCAAATTGTAGAAAAATAA
- a CDS encoding peptide methionine sulfoxide reductase — protein sequence MSKAVDFYFYVQSEEQEERIYQQYLHTDMTVSFVEFKKALGYKPLRQSKQEKKEAVTQEEEIKRLKRASQFINFNGEGGKE from the coding sequence TTGAGTAAAGCAGTGGATTTTTATTTTTACGTCCAATCTGAAGAACAAGAAGAACGGATTTACCAACAATACCTTCACACCGACATGACAGTTAGCTTTGTGGAATTCAAAAAAGCGCTTGGCTATAAGCCTTTGAGACAAAGCAAGCAAGAGAAAAAAGAAGCAGTCACTCAAGAGGAGGAAATCAAACGCCTGAAAAGAGCGAGTCAATTTATCAATTTTAATGGGGAAGGAGGAAAAGAATGA
- a CDS encoding phage holin — protein sequence MNKTSAGTIIRTVGVWLAIGNQILTATGKNPLPIDDNIVTTLITAGFAIWAWWKNNSFTPHAKLADEFLKEAKKGEK from the coding sequence ATGAATAAAACAAGCGCAGGAACAATCATCCGGACAGTCGGAGTCTGGTTGGCTATCGGCAATCAAATTCTCACAGCAACTGGCAAAAATCCTTTACCTATCGATGACAACATCGTCACCACGCTAATCACGGCTGGCTTTGCCATCTGGGCGTGGTGGAAAAATAATAGCTTCACTCCTCATGCTAAACTTGCGGATGAATTTTTGAAAGAAGCGAAGAAAGGAGAAAAATGA
- a CDS encoding fibronectin type III domain-containing protein, which translates to MVTGVLNADGSVKVDWEQVEGAEAYLTHYADANELDPHKAVYMGYSETNSWTLDAKDVPTLSVGDKILIYVQAYKQKGIGASDVDKARYLHDGPFTGSSWSDPVVLTKA; encoded by the coding sequence TTGGTAACTGGGGTTTTAAATGCGGATGGTTCAGTAAAAGTGGATTGGGAGCAAGTAGAGGGAGCAGAAGCTTATTTAACGCATTATGCCGACGCTAATGAATTAGACCCGCATAAAGCGGTATATATGGGGTATTCAGAAACAAACTCATGGACTTTGGACGCCAAGGATGTTCCGACGCTATCTGTGGGGGATAAAATTCTAATCTATGTCCAAGCGTACAAACAAAAAGGCATTGGCGCAAGCGATGTAGACAAAGCCCGCTATTTGCACGATGGGCCTTTTACGGGTTCGTCTTGGAGTGATCCGGTAGTATTGACAAAAGCTTAA
- a CDS encoding peptidoglycan recognition protein family protein translates to MTVSKLATVSKYSWQRGGNFGQIARKPINKLVLHHNAGTGSGVVPNCWVGRQASAHYQIENGTIISCLDEDITAWHCGASGVDNNSHTIGIEHQNSTGAPDWKVSAENQEKSAQLVAEICKRRGIPIDRNHIVRHREMPNCQTACSGGLDIDWIVNRAKEIAGEATASSSSKTKEINEEEIMKIIKLPNNATYYLVRSTGVTTLTAQEWIGVKRVLGFKDSDVDTVNQAEFDGIKSALGKK, encoded by the coding sequence ATGACAGTCTCAAAATTAGCAACGGTCAGCAAGTATAGCTGGCAACGCGGAGGGAATTTCGGTCAGATTGCTCGAAAGCCGATTAACAAACTTGTGTTGCACCACAATGCGGGGACTGGCTCAGGAGTAGTTCCTAATTGCTGGGTCGGTCGTCAAGCCTCAGCACACTACCAAATCGAAAACGGCACAATCATCTCTTGTCTCGATGAAGATATCACAGCGTGGCATTGTGGGGCTTCAGGAGTAGATAACAACTCACATACCATTGGAATCGAACATCAGAACTCGACAGGCGCACCAGATTGGAAAGTATCTGCCGAAAATCAAGAAAAGTCGGCTCAATTAGTTGCCGAAATCTGTAAAAGACGTGGCATTCCAATTGACCGTAATCACATTGTTCGTCATCGGGAAATGCCAAATTGTCAGACGGCTTGTTCGGGCGGACTTGACATTGACTGGATTGTCAATCGTGCAAAGGAAATCGCAGGAGAAGCTACAGCAAGTAGCTCATCAAAAACAAAAGAAATAAACGAGGAAGAAATCATGAAAATTATTAAGCTCCCAAACAATGCAACCTATTATCTGGTGCGCTCTACAGGCGTCACAACGCTAACCGCTCAGGAATGGATTGGCGTTAAGCGGGTCTTAGGCTTTAAAGACTCTGACGTTGACACCGTGAACCAAGCAGAATTTGACGGCATTAAATCCGCACTCGGTAAAAAGTAA
- a CDS encoding siphovirus ReqiPepy6 Gp37-like family protein — MQKILLAYQWLGDFNFAKAKIFDGFESLIIYENYGKCNTFELDIPFSFENNAIFRPESVFKFEGIYYYVDDVSGKNDQLKVCGKSLAGKYDTRIIDRVYTASKSPALIAWDHINQEMINPANYTDVNGSHNGSDRKIEYLALAAADGLNLASIDYQNSYGGVDEQVEKLCETYDFGFREIGSKGKVSNQIQFFKGRDVSKWVVFSDDADGYDNLSEVEFEHTTFDEKTVAYALGEGEGTARTKIVVNPNLKGLGRKETYVDARDLQSKNDTTTIPAATYNNMLKERGAQALADRQEVITLNGDFILESKLIKFGRDFFVGDKVKLLSKRYGASKTAVISQAKKTYNEKGEYLELTYDKETPTIFKLLGRK; from the coding sequence ATGCAAAAAATTTTACTTGCTTATCAATGGTTAGGAGATTTTAATTTTGCAAAAGCTAAGATTTTTGATGGCTTTGAATCCTTGATTATTTATGAAAATTACGGTAAGTGCAATACGTTTGAATTGGATATTCCGTTCAGTTTTGAAAATAATGCGATTTTTCGTCCGGAGAGCGTTTTTAAATTTGAAGGGATTTACTATTACGTTGACGACGTTTCAGGGAAAAATGACCAATTAAAAGTTTGCGGAAAATCTTTAGCTGGCAAATATGACACTCGAATTATTGACAGGGTATATACTGCTAGTAAAAGTCCTGCTTTAATCGCTTGGGATCACATCAATCAAGAAATGATAAATCCCGCAAATTATACAGACGTCAACGGTTCTCACAATGGCTCAGATAGAAAGATTGAATACTTGGCTTTAGCTGCAGCAGATGGATTAAATTTGGCTTCAATCGACTATCAAAATTCCTACGGAGGAGTTGACGAGCAAGTAGAGAAGCTTTGTGAAACTTATGACTTTGGCTTTAGGGAGATTGGCTCAAAAGGAAAAGTAAGCAATCAAATTCAGTTTTTTAAAGGAAGGGATGTTTCAAAGTGGGTTGTATTTTCCGACGATGCGGATGGTTACGACAATTTGAGTGAAGTTGAGTTTGAACATACAACTTTTGATGAGAAAACCGTGGCTTATGCTTTAGGAGAAGGAGAGGGTACGGCTCGTACAAAAATTGTCGTCAACCCGAATTTAAAAGGCTTGGGCAGAAAAGAAACCTACGTGGATGCACGCGACCTGCAAAGCAAAAATGACACGACTACAATTCCTGCCGCGACATATAATAATATGCTAAAAGAGCGGGGTGCTCAGGCACTAGCGGATAGGCAAGAGGTCATCACACTAAATGGTGATTTTATTTTAGAATCAAAACTCATTAAATTTGGTCGTGATTTTTTTGTCGGTGACAAAGTGAAGTTGCTCAGCAAACGTTATGGAGCCTCTAAAACAGCGGTTATTTCACAAGCTAAAAAAACTTACAACGAAAAAGGAGAATATTTAGAGTTGACATACGACAAAGAAACACCCACAATTTTTAAACTTTTAGGAAGGAAATAA